One genomic window of Thermomicrobiales bacterium includes the following:
- a CDS encoding histidine phosphatase family protein: MRLLLVRHGQTDYNAERRVQGQIDIPLNDMGRWQAERIGARLATYAPTTIIASDLSRASDTARAIASHHPDVPFVQTELLREVRYGIFEGMSGDEIVAKYPEEFRHWQEDREGFMPSGGESIHDQRERASRAVRKIMAYAREGETTVVVSHGAIMRSILADLMQLGVEQQHLLHFDNTSLTALEQGKRGMVLQLSNCTAHLGERAVFP, from the coding sequence GTGCGCCTGCTACTCGTTCGACATGGACAGACTGATTACAACGCGGAGCGTCGGGTTCAGGGACAGATAGATATTCCCCTCAACGATATGGGCCGGTGGCAGGCGGAGCGCATCGGAGCGCGTCTCGCGACCTATGCGCCGACGACGATCATCGCGTCCGATCTCTCGCGAGCCTCGGATACCGCGCGGGCCATCGCGTCCCATCACCCCGACGTGCCATTCGTCCAAACCGAGCTTCTGCGTGAAGTGCGGTATGGCATTTTCGAGGGGATGAGCGGGGATGAAATTGTCGCGAAGTATCCGGAAGAGTTCCGGCACTGGCAGGAAGATCGCGAAGGATTCATGCCCTCTGGCGGCGAGTCGATTCATGATCAGCGCGAACGGGCAAGCCGAGCGGTCCGGAAGATCATGGCGTATGCGCGCGAAGGCGAGACGACTGTTGTGGTGTCGCACGGAGCGATCATGCGGTCGATCCTGGCCGACCTGATGCAACTGGGCGTCGAGCAGCAGCATTTGCTCCATTTCGACAACACCAGCTTGACGGCGCTCGAACAGGGCAAGCGCGGCATGGTGCTGCAACTTTCGAACTGCACCGCTCATCTGGGCGAGCGCGCGGTGTTCCCGTAG